In the Azospirillum sp. TSH100 genome, CGCACTGGCCGGCATGGCGGTGGCGGTCTGCGGCGTGGCGCTGGTCAACCGGAAGTGAGGCCGGAGAACGTGGGGCGTCAGCCCCACGTCATCTCGCCCAGCGCCACCTTGGCGCCGATGTCGAGCGCGATGCCCATCCCGGCGTCGGGATAGCGCCGCGTCATCGCGGCGATCAGCTCGGCGCTGGTCTTCGCCTTGGCAAGCTCCTCCTCGAAGGCCAGCAGATAGGCCCTGGTGTGGGCGATCGCGGCGGCATCGGGCGTGGCGCCTGGCGCGGCGTGACCGGCGACCACCACCGCCGGATTGCGGACGGCCATGGCGTCGAGCGCCTTCACCCAGGCGGCCCGTGCCTCCGCCGTCGGGGTGTCGGCGGTCCAGACATGCAGGCCGGAGAACACCAGCACCCCGCCGAAGACGGCCTGCAGCGACGGCACCCACAGGTGGCGGCGGTTCGGCAGCCCCTGGGCGTCGACGATCTCGATGGTCCGGCCCTCCAGCGTCAGGGCGGCGCCGTCGAACGGCTGCGGCATCACCACCTCGGCCAGGGTCTGCGGACCGTTCTCCTTCAGCTTCGGCCCCCAGACCGCCAGCTTCTTGCCGACATTGTCCTTGATCGCCGCGACGGTGGCGGAGGCGGCGATAACGCGGGCCTTGGGGA is a window encoding:
- a CDS encoding MBL fold metallo-hydrolase, whose amino-acid sequence is MMMTRRDLLATALHASMMAGAATLLTPAGALAAAAAPLSWRAFPAGEGGFFRAPVLLSGSREAILIDGGFTLSDGKALAEAIRATGKTLTTIYVSQSDPDYYFGLGPVKAAFPKARVIAASATVAAIKDNVGKKLAVWGPKLKENGPQTLAEVVMPQPFDGAALTLEGRTIEIVDAQGLPNRRHLWVPSLQAVFGGVLVFSGLHVWTADTPTAEARAAWVKALDAMAVRNPAVVVAGHAAPGATPDAAAIAHTRAYLLAFEEELAKAKTSAELIAAMTRRYPDAGMGIALDIGAKVALGEMTWG